A single genomic interval of Osmerus eperlanus chromosome 14, fOsmEpe2.1, whole genome shotgun sequence harbors:
- the atp5mea gene encoding ATP synthase membrane subunit ea: MGKVSEPGNPHVPFDLIWHPHSCLASSVDSIKMVPPVAVSPLIKTARWSALFVGIFYGKQRFEYLKPIAAEERKIEEAEKAAREEQERIAKQLAEANEETILK, from the exons ATGGGTAAGGTTtcagaacctggcaaccctcaTGTTCCGTTCGATTTAATCTGGCATCCACATTCCTGCCTGGCATCGTCAGTCGACAGCATCAAAATGGTTCCTCCCGTGGCAGTATCGCCGCTCATAAAG ACCGCAAGATGGTCAGCTCTGTTCGTTGGCATTTTCTATGGCAAGCAGAGGTTTG AGTACCTGAAGCCCATAgcggcagaggagaggaagattgaGGAGGCCGAGAAGGCGgcaagagaggagcaggagcgcATTGCCAAACAACTGGCTGAGG ctAACGAGGAAACTATTCTGAAGTGA